TTCATGGTGATGTACGCGCCGGGCGGCATCGCCAGCCTGATCATGATGAACGTGCGCGTGGCCTCCTTCGGCCGGCTGAAGGAGCTGTGGGTCAGCTACCTGGCACTCGCGGCCACGGCACTGGTCACGCTGGTGGGCGCCGCCGCCATGATCGAAATGGTTTACCACCTGCAACTCAACACCGCGCTCGGCCCCGAGCTGAAGTTCATGGGCGCGACGCTGGACGCCAAGGGCTTGAACAGCTGGTTCGGTGCCGGTTTCGTGATGCTCACCGGCATCGGCCTGTTCGAGCTCGCGCGGCGCCACTTCGTGAGGCAATGGGGCGAGATCCAGGAATACATCGAGAAAGAGATCAAGCGGAGGGAGACCCTGTGAGCAGCGCCGTGGCCCTCGAACTCAAGGATCTCCGAAAGAGCTTCGGCAAGACCGAGATCATCCGCGGCTGCAGCCTGCAGGTGAAGCAGGGCGAGCGCGTCGCCGTGATCGGCCCCAACGGCGCCGGCAAGTCGACGCTGTTCAACGTCATCTCCGGCCTCTACGCGCCCAGCGCGGGGCGCGTCAAGTTCGAGGGCGCCGACATCACGGGGCTCCCGCCCGAGGTCATCAACCGGCGCGGGCTCGCCAAGACCTTCCAGATCACCAACATCTTTCCCGAGATCTCGGTCTTCGAGAACGTCCGCGTCGCCCGTCAGTCCCGCGCGGCCGTCTCCGGCCGTCTCGGCTCCCTCTGGCGCCTGCCCGACGTCGAGCGACCGGTCAGGGAGCTGCTGGCGGCCTTCGGCCTCGACGGGCGCCGCCAGGCGCGGGCTCAGCACCTCTCCCACGGCGAGCAGCGCTACCTCGAGATCTGCCTGGCCCTGGCCACGGAGCCGACGCTCCTGCTGCTCGACGAGCCCACGGCGGGTATGACGCCCGGCGAGACGAAGGAGGCGACCGCGCTCATCCGGAGGATCGCTCAGGCGCGGGGGCTCACCGTGCTGCTCATCGAGCACGACATGAGCGTCGTGATGGGCGTCTCCGACCGGATCGCGGTGCTCCATTTCGGTGAGAAGATCGCCGAGGGCACGCCCGAGGCCATCCGGAGCGACCGGCGGGTGATCGACGCCTACCTCGGAGGCGCCGACGACTGATGCTGAGGCTGCAGGAGATCCACGCGGGCTACGGGGCCACGCCGATCCTCTTCGGCGTCTCCCTGGAGATCCGCGCGGGCGAGGCCGTGGCGCTGCTGGGCAGGAACGGCATGGGCAAGACGACGCTGATGAAGGCGGTGATGGGTTTCCTCCGGCCCTGGCGCGGCACCATCGAGCTCGACGGCCGTCCGCTGACCGGCCTCACGCCCCACGAGATCGCGCGGCTGGGCGTGGGCTTCGTCCCCGAGAACCGCCGGATCTTCCCCGGCCTCACCGTCCGCGAGAACCTCGAGCTCGGGCTCTCGGCTGCGCGCCGGCCCTCGGCCGCGCTGCGACGCCAGCGGCTGGAGGAGGTGTTCCATCACTTCCCGCGCCTCCGCGAGCGCCTGGACCAGCCCGGCCAGACACTGTCGGGCGGCGAGCAGCAGATGCTCGCGCTCGCGCGCGTGATGATGGCGGGGGCCCGGATCATCCTCATGGACGAGCCGACGCAGGGGCTGGCGCCGGCGCTGGTCCGTCACATTCGCGAGATGATCCAGGAGCTCAAGCGCCTCAGCGTCACCGTCCTCCTGGTGGAGCAGAACGCGCGCATGGCCCTGAACGTCTGCGACCGC
The sequence above is a segment of the Candidatus Methylomirabilota bacterium genome. Coding sequences within it:
- a CDS encoding branched-chain amino acid ABC transporter permease, which gives rise to FMVMYAPGGIASLIMMNVRVASFGRLKELWVSYLALAATALVTLVGAAAMIEMVYHLQLNTALGPELKFMGATLDAKGLNSWFGAGFVMLTGIGLFELARRHFVRQWGEIQEYIEKEIKRRETL
- a CDS encoding ABC transporter ATP-binding protein — protein: MSSAVALELKDLRKSFGKTEIIRGCSLQVKQGERVAVIGPNGAGKSTLFNVISGLYAPSAGRVKFEGADITGLPPEVINRRGLAKTFQITNIFPEISVFENVRVARQSRAAVSGRLGSLWRLPDVERPVRELLAAFGLDGRRQARAQHLSHGEQRYLEICLALATEPTLLLLDEPTAGMTPGETKEATALIRRIAQARGLTVLLIEHDMSVVMGVSDRIAVLHFGEKIAEGTPEAIRSDRRVIDAYLGGADD
- a CDS encoding ABC transporter ATP-binding protein encodes the protein MLRLQEIHAGYGATPILFGVSLEIRAGEAVALLGRNGMGKTTLMKAVMGFLRPWRGTIELDGRPLTGLTPHEIARLGVGFVPENRRIFPGLTVRENLELGLSAARRPSAALRRQRLEEVFHHFPRLRERLDQPGQTLSGGEQQMLALARVMMAGARIILMDEPTQGLAPALVRHIREMIQELKRLSVTVLLVEQNARMALNVCDRGYIMEKGLIVFEGPSRELRESPVTHEKLGV